The genomic window tgtgtgtgtgtgtgtgtgtgtgtgtgtgtgtgtgtgtgtgtgtgtatgtgtgtgtgtgtgtgtgtgtgtgtgtgtgtgtgtgtgtgtgtgtgtgtgtgtgtgtgtgtgtgtgtgtgtgtttgtgtttgtgtgtctgtgtgattatgtgtgtgtgtgtgtgtgtgtgtgtgtgtatgtgtgtgtgtgtgtgtgtgtgtgtgtgtgtgtgtttgtatgtgtgtgtgtttgtgttgtgtgtttatgtgtgtctgtgtgtgtgtgtgtgtgtgtgtgtgtgtgtgtgtgtgtgtgtgtgtgtgtgtatgtgtgtctgtttgtgtgtgtgtgtgtgtgtgtgtgtgtgtgtgtgtgtgtgtgtgtgtgtgtgtgtgtgtgtgtgtgtgtgtgtgtgtgtgtgtgtgtgtgtatgtgtgtgtgtgtgtgtgtgtgtgtgtgtgtgtctctgcgttgTTATACCAAgcactttttttgttttcacaatAACGATATATGTAAAGTATCACTACAGATCTCTGCAGTGAGACAAAACGAACAGACGCTCATAAAGAAATCCATGATGAGGGAACTGTGATCACCAACCAACGAATGCAGACCCACGAACGCAAAGCATTGAAACAGAACTGTTAGGAGAAGATGAAACACAAGAGTATACTCTATGCTGTTAATACTGACTCTATATAAGGGTGTCATATATACTCTGTATCCAATCCTACATAAGGGTGTCATATATACTGAGTATCTGACCCTATAAGGTGTCATATATGCAGATTATCTGACCCTATATAAGGGTGTCATATATATAGAGGATCCGATACTATAAGGATGTCATATAAACTGTATATCCTTTGTATTTGACACTGTAGGGTGTCATATATTCTGAGTATCTGACCCTTTATAAGGTGTCATATGTCCTGCTTATCCTGTATGTCCGACCCTATATCAGGCATATATCCTGTGTATCCTGAGTATTCGATCCGATAGGCTGCTTGTAATTTGCCGGAACTGATGTCTCGACAGAAGGTCTCTCCTTACACGTTATCGGGGCGATCTGATTGCTTACTGAAAAAATTGCTAGGAACGTTAAACTTCTACTCAACTAACAACACATAAAGCTGGCACAGCCACTACCAGCTGTAGCAGATTTGTCTAGAAGCCCCTGTCGTCTGTCGCTCAGCGTTCTGATTTCAGCATCAGAACGCCACCAATGTTGGATCCCGCCCTAAAGCTCGGGAACCGCTGTTCTACATGAGGATCATGAGGTTACAGAGCCCACATCGCACAGGACAGTCCATCTCCTGTCCCCGGTCACCTTCATGATCCTGAGgtacttaggcccaatcccatttctaccccttaccccttccccttaccccttcaccttgttttgaaggggtaaggggaagggggaaggggtaaatggtagaaatgggattgggccttagactCCTCCTTCTGATTCCTCACATGACCCCTCCCCTTGACCTCCTCCAGGAGAGAACCGCTGCCTCAGAGCTGAGGGTTCATAAACCGACCGCTTCTCACTCACTAGGTCTTCAAACCGCCCCAGAGTtctggaggtctggaggtcttcaaACCTCTCCAGAGTtctggaggtctggaggtcttcaaACCACTCCTGAGTGCTGGAGGTCCGGAGGTCTTCATACCTCTCCAGAGTtctggaggtctggaggtcttcaaACCACTCCTGAGTGctggaggtctggaggtcttcaaACCTCTCCAGAGTtctggaggtctggaggtcttcaaACCACTCCTGAGTGCTGGAGGTCTTCACGCGATGAAACAAGAAGGACGACATCATCTGCAAATAACAGAggtctcccccctctgtcctctggaccgggggggagacgggggagacgaaGCCCAGCCTTGagcgggggggagacggagccCAGCCCGGCCAGAGTCCATCTCCTCTGAAGGGGGTTCGACTTCATGGAGAGAACACAGCTCACTCTACGAGTGAACACAGACCAACGTGTCACTCCCCTTTCAGAAAACTTTATTATCACGCAGCGGGAACATCTGTCCAACATCCAACATCTTTCAGATGCTCCCCGGTTCTCATCAGCGGCCCGGTCTAGTGAACCGGTGATTCGACATGGTTCACAGAAGTGTACAAAAGAGTGCGTGTTCTGTCCACCTGAACCGACGACGGGACGCCCCTGTGAGCCACTGGAGCGCCACCAGCTCGGCTTACCGTGTTTACTTGTATCTTGTGTACAAATGTACGTAACGTTGACCCATAAGTCCTCATTACGGCCGcgctgggccccggggccaccGGTCTCCTCAGAACCCTACACCCCGAGGTAGAACCCAACCCGGCTGGCCTGACCCGGGGCCGACATCTGAGACCCGTCAGAATGGCACTTAGCGGCCGGGGACTTGGGTGTCAAATTAGTTAGTTAGGTGCCGCCGGCCCCGACCCGGTCAGTGACCTCCGACCCCTCACCATAATGGTACTTTCTCAGATACACAGCGAGCTGATTCATGAGGCAGGAGGAGtgagattttttatttattcatttgttttgCTTTCTTTCCCAGAATCCCTTCCTCCATAGATATAAATGTGGACGGGTTTCTTTTAACTTAATTGTCTCTCAGTTTAGTGTTAGAGGCAACGATGAAGTTGAACCGAGACGGAACttgttgtgtgtgggttttcTATGTGTGTAATCGTGTAATACTGCAAAaaggcacacaagcacacacacaagcacacgcacaaacacacacacacacacacacacacacacacacacacacacacacacacacacacacacacacacacacacacacacacacacacgcgcgcacaaacacacaaacacacacacacacacacacagacgcacatttTATTTATCATAAACCTGTCCTTGCCCTACATTGTGGAGGCACTAAAGCATCTGGAGGCATTGTGCAACAATATGAGTATGATCTGAGCATCATCTCTGAGTCTCAGAGCTAAAAGACAGAGGAACATTATCTTTTCTACTCCACTGCATCTATTGGCGACTTCATTAGTGAGCCCATTTAAAATAATCACTGGACCAGTATaggctgtgtgtggtgtgtgcggtgtgtgttgtgtgcggtgtgtgtgtgtgtgtgtgtgtgtgtatgtgtgtgtgtacaaaaatAATCCATTAAATCCATTGGGCATGTCAGCCCACAGAATCACAGGACAACAGGGAATGAAGAGAGGAGCGATATGAGCAGAGAGGGGTCCCAGAGTGGTTCAGATGTTCAGATGGTTAAGAAAGTGTGCACTTGTTTGTGCGAGTGCATGTTTCTGTGCGTGCAtaagtgcctgtttgtgtttgtttgcgtgcttaggtgggtgttggtgtgtgtgtgtgcttgtgtgtgtctgtgtgtgcgtgtgggtgtgcttgtgtatgtgcgtgtttgtgtgtctgcgtgtgtgcgggcatgttggtgtgcgtgtgtagccGCGTGTTTGGatgcttgtgtgtgcctgtgtgtgtgtgtgtgtgtgtgtgcgtttgtacgggacatgcatgcgtgcgtgtgtgcgtgcgtctccaCAAAGGACAGCCTGCTGCCGTGTGTGAACAGGTGCAGTTGTTTACACGACCCGACAAAAGAGGCTTCAGCTTTATTTACCGCCTGCTGAGTGCCGGGCAGCAGAACGCCGAGGAGAACGACGAGGAACACCTGACGGTTCCACCGTTCCACACTCCTCCAATGTCCTCCtgttcacttcctgtctgttgTGCTCCCTAGATCATTGTACCTCACAGATCATTAAACCCCTTTCTTTTATCTCTCCCTCACAATTGTACCTCGCAGATCATTATACCCATctcctttatctctccctcacacacatttattgtgtgtgtgagggacacACAATAAGTGTTCGCTCTGACTGTTCGCACAGACTGTTCTCTCTGACTGTTCCCTCTGACTGTTCGCTCTGACTGTTCCTTCTGACTGTTCTCTCTGACTGTTCTCTGCCTGTTCGCTCTAACTGTTCCCTCTGACTGTTCGCTCTGACTGTTCCTTCTGACTGTTCTCTCTGACTGTTCTCTCTGCCTGTTCGCTCTGCCTGTTCGCTCTGACTGTTCCCTCTGACTGTTCGCTCTGACTGTTCCTTCTGACTGTTCTCTCTGACTGTTCTCTCTGCCTGTTCGCTCTGCCTGTTCGCTCTGACTGCAGCACCGAGCTGCTCAAAGCGGTTTACTTTTCATGTCTTTCATTTTTGCGTCTTTCATGTCAGGACCAATTATCGGGAGATTGGAGTCATTTAAGGTTGACTGTCAAGGAAAAGATGTGCTGAGATGGGTTTCATGGTACTGGCAGATAGTGGGGTTGTATTCAGCTAGCAGCCCTCCTGTTTCTAAAGGCTAgcttgcggggggggggggaactgaatTCAGAATGCCGCATTCACCTCAGGTCTCCAACTTCCCACAGGAACTCTGCCGCTCCCACCCACGAACATGAAAATAATTCAGTGATAAGTTCAGGGAATGTTCTGACTATAAACACTTTACCTATAAAAGAGAACTGTCCAGTTGGCTATTTCTGTAATATATCAAAGAGTACTTCATGCGCAGGTACATCGTCTGCAACGTAAATTCCATTTCCATGACGGAATAGCGTAAAAGTTGGACCTGTGACATTACGGGAATGTCGGTACAAATAGGACCGTTGGCATGACGGTCGTATGAGGCAGAACTCTAACTTCGGAAAAGACCTGAGTGTAAACCCGAGAGTGTACCACTTTAGGTGTGTGGGGTCGAGCAAGGGAAGACATGAGGTGCACCTACCCCAGGGTCGTCATGGTGACGATGGTGTACCAGAAGGCGGCGGGGATGCTGGTGAACTTGCTGGCGGTCGAGCCCTTCTCGGCGTAGAACATGATGGTGGCGAAGATGATGATGGCCATGGTGAGCGAGAAGAGCAAGAAGCCCAGCTCGGAGGCGCAGCTCTTCAGTGTGTAGCCAAGGATGCGCAGGCCGGCCGAGTGGCGGGAGAACTTGAAGATGCGGAATACGCGGAACACCCGGAGGGTGACGAAGGCGCCGCTCACGTCCTCGTTGTCCGACATGACCAGGCCGATGTAGTAGGGCATGATGGCCACCACGTCGATCACGCTCATCACGCTCTTCACGAAGCGCCAGCGGCTGGGCGCCGCCACCAGTCGCAGGAGGTACTCCACGGTGAAGATCATCACGCACGCCGTGTCCAGGCAGAAGAAGGCCAGGGCGTAGCGCTCGCCGCACGCCACATCCTTCGACCGGCGCTGGGCGCTGGCGCACGGCACCGTCTCCACCACGTTGGCCAGCACCGACACGGCGATGAAGAAGCCCGTGACGTAGTAGAAGACCAGCGCCTTGGTGGAGGTGTGCGGGTTCTCGAAGGCGCGCCACATGCGCTCCCGGTAGCTCATGTCCAGCGGGACCGCCTCATTGGTCTGGTCGCTCTCCTCGTCGTCCTGGATGCGTTCCTGGTTCTCCCGCCGGCGGTCCTTGTACTCCTCGTAGCAGCAGTCGCCGATGATCTCGGGGATGATCCCGAAGAAGGCCAGCTCCTCGTCGTAGGCCGAGATGCACTCCTGCCGCGGGTAGTGCAGTTTTCCAGTGCGGTAGAAGTTGAGGATGTGCCGGAAGATAGCGGGGTCGCGGTCGAAGAAGTACTCCTTGTTCTCGTCGTGGAAGAAGAAGTCGCGCTCCGAGCTGCCCAGCAGGGTGTCGGGGTAGCGCTCCAGCGTGTTGCGCCACGTCTGGAACCGGGTGCCGCTGACGTTGAGCACGATGAGGCGGTCGTGCGTCCGGAGTTTGTCGTTGGTGGGAGTGGGCAGCGGCGTGCTGGCCACGGGGATCCAACCGATGGCGGCCGCCCGGGCGAACGGCAGCCATGCCGCGACCCCGCCCGCCATGGTGAAGTAGGCTGCTGCGCTCGGATCGCTGGGCTCTAGGAGGTCTGGGGGTTACGGAGCGACACAGCAAAGGAGAAGGGAAGCCATGATCTGAGAAGACAAGAAGTAGCAGAAGAACCGGAGCGTCAAGTTTCTTCTTCTTAACTGGGATCAGGCTTCAACGTTTCATTCTATGATGGTCAAAACCATCGTAGCAAAACGTTCCCGTGACAAGGGCAATGGGGCGGTTTCACATGGTGTACTTTCTCGTTGGTCTACAATTCCATTGTTAAACAATGGtgcttttattattataaaaatgttGGTGGAAAAAGTACCAAAATGGCAGCTCAGTCACATGATTGAATCTTAACGTAGTGGCGTTGTGCCATGGTGTACCATTGCTTTAATTTGAGAAACGATACTCTAGGCAAAATACGCAAAGGAGAAATCAGCGACAGAGATTTTTATGTCACCGAAAGGGATGGGATCTGCTGCCTCTGGTGCTTTTCCAAACAATACAAAACGCCATTCCGTAAACCCAAGACGTCGGTTGATTTTCATTTTTTAAACGGCAGAATGTCTAAAAAGGGGGTTTACGACCCCTTTAATGTGTTGCTAAGCTACCGGAGCTTTTCAAATGTTGATCGGATCTCTTTTTTAATTATGCTAATTAGTATTTGCGCATAGCACTTATGCTAATTCTGAGAACAATAGCTGTTTTCGAAAGAGATAAGGACACAGCTGATAAAATCGACCTGCTGGATTTGGAAAAAGCTGGTTGGTGTTTCGTGACAAGACACACAAATATGTTCGAATGAGGGCGTCGCTCTTGATGAAGAGCGGGAAGAATACCAATCACGTAAACGGCCATTTATGCCCCTAACCGGAACCGGATGGAGTTCACTACCAGAGCATAGCAGACAGAACACTCACCTACACGTAAGATCGCTATTAAAGTTCTCTTTCCTCGGTTAGGACccactccttttttttttgcgttcTTCTAAATGTCATCTACAAATTTGCGTTTATTTGTTACAGAGAGTAGACATAACAAACGTTTTTGGACCTAAAATAGGCAAGTCAAAACTGAGAACTGGATTCCAACAGTAAAATATGTAAAACGGTGTAAAGCAGTCAAATATGTAAAACAGTGAAAGAGGTAAAACAACAGTAAAAACATATTAAACAGTAAAAAGTATAAAACAGtaaaatatgtaaaacattAAACGATGTAAAATAGTGAAAATGTCAAACAGTAAAATATCTAAaacagtaaaaaatataaaacagtAAATGCTACATCATCAGCCTGAGAAACTAAATCAAACATGTTCACAAACATGAATATCAGGGGACTCACTTTCTCAACGCGTGGATCCACAGCATAGGAAAGTATGTCGGAACATAATGGGCTAAAAATGTAAACTATATCATAATTCTAAAATTGTAAACTATATAATAATACAGATGAAAGTGTTATTCCGGTGGCGGTAGAGCGCGCGCTCTGACGGCGGAGCGACTGAGAGCCGCTCAGTGCAcgaggacgggggcggggacgaGCGTCGAACTCTGGTCCttcattattctctctctctctctctctctctctctctctctctctctctctctctctctctctcccccactttctccccccctcgctcccctctctctctctctctctctctctctctctctctctctgcaggtctgagtctctctctctctctctctctctctctctctctctctctctctctctctctctctctctcccactttctccccccctcgctccccctctctcttgtaTATCTGGACGGAGGGGGCGTTTACTTATTGGATAATCAAGCAGAAGAACAGAAC from Gadus macrocephalus chromosome 4, ASM3116895v1 includes these protein-coding regions:
- the kcnd2 gene encoding potassium voltage-gated channel subfamily D member 2, coding for MAGGVAAWLPFARAAAIGWIPVASTPLPTPTNDKLRTHDRLIVLNVSGTRFQTWRNTLERYPDTLLGSSERDFFFHDENKEYFFDRDPAIFRHILNFYRTGKLHYPRQECISAYDEELAFFGIIPEIIGDCCYEEYKDRRRENQERIQDDEESDQTNEAVPLDMSYRERMWRAFENPHTSTKALVFYYVTGFFIAVSVLANVVETVPCASAQRRSKDVACGERYALAFFCLDTACVMIFTVEYLLRLVAAPSRWRFVKSVMSVIDVVAIMPYYIGLVMSDNEDVSGAFVTLRVFRVFRIFKFSRHSAGLRILGYTLKSCASELGFLLFSLTMAIIIFATIMFYAEKGSTASKFTSIPAAFWYTIVTMTTLGYGDMVPKTVIGKLVGSVCSLSGVLVIALPVPVIVSNFSRIYHQSQRAEKRRAQKASKEAGQALVSNVNPALEVQRLHLLHCLEQATNHRFVERPCDGGSGLEMDLVKQGSPSSLSSGSPGGYTSCCSRRSRAPLGLRGSSLPSLQELSTIRIADRPSSNSRSSLNAPFQETVPLTCGEEPATPQATPQASPRAPPHGCPLDSVVRVSAL